A segment of the Roseiconus lacunae genome:
CGATCCTCACGCTTTGGAAGTTTTCACGGAGACCACTGAATCGCGACCAAATTCGATCAGTTGTGGTCACGCCCAGGAACCCAGAAGCTTGGCACTTTGACGAACTCAGTTCGGTAGCATCTGCAGCGGAAAAGTTGCCCGGAAGTCTTAGCAATGGCATCGAACGGTCGCTCTACATGACCACTTGTTTGTGGTTTGCGTTCGAAACCGGATTGAGAAGGCGGGACATTTGGGATTTCGATATCTCGCGATTGGATGCAGAGGGAAACGCAGTGTTCACTCAGCACAAAACCAATCGAGTTCACATTGTTCGCGTCACCACGGAGACATTTGATTCGATGAAGAAGATTTCTCGGCAGCTGCAGGCATCGAGAGAACAGGACGCGTCAAAACCATTAAAATGGCCGCAATGCGTTTCGCAGTTCTACTATTGGATGCGTGAATGCAGAGAAAAAGCTGGCGTCGACGCAGCTACTCGCAATCGTTCTTTGCAGCACATACGGCGAACGGGGGCGACGGCCGTAGAATCTGCAGGTGACCAAGGGTACAAGTACCTTGGGCATTCGAGAGACGGCCTGGCGCAACGCAGCTATGTCGATGTGAGAAAGACAGCGCAAGCAGTGTCGCCGAGAGTCACACGACCAACCAAAAGCGAAACTCGAAATGATCAGTCAAGCGGATCAAACGGATGATGCAGACGCGAGAAAGCAAGAGCAAGAACGCTGCATCAAGGTTATTGAAGACGAGATGGAGGGCTCACCAATCGACGTTCGCCGAGTTCTTGCCAGGATAGTCAACCGCATCAGAAAAGACGGGCCGGATATTTGAGAGCCAGGCGTATTGCGGGTCCTTCTCTGCGGAAAAAAAATTGCTCCCCCTGCGGGAACAAGAGGGGCGAGAGACAGACTTTCTTTCGCGATTGGTGGAGTTAGCCGAGCTTGATCTTACCAGGGTTGAGCCCCTCAAATTCAACCGAATTCCTTTGGCTCTTGAGCATTTGGACAGAACCAATCTTGCAGTCTGCGAAGCTCAGCTGATTTAATTCTGTTCGAGAAAGATCGATGTCTGAAAATTCACAGTTATCGAAGGAAACATTATTTAATTCTGAGAAATCGAGTTTGTCATTTTTAAAACGGCATGCCGTAAGATTCGAGTTGGTCAATTTGGCACGTGTAAAGATGCTATCCTCAAAATCGCAAGCTGAAAAATTGCACCATTCGAGATTGGTGCCATCCATTCTGGTGCCGTAAAAGTTGCAGTCTGAGAATCTGATGCCATGCAGGGTTGACCTTGCGAAAACTGAGCTTGCGAAATTGCATTCGGAAAAGCCCCCTTCTTTTAAGAACGCATGGCCTAGGTGAGTTCCGTATATGTGGCATAAGAACATGCTGAACTTGTTCCAGCGAGAATATGCAAAGAATACGTCATCGAAATACACGCCGAAAAAATGAACATCTCTAAAATCTGTTCTGTATCCTTGAGTATCACTAAGTGTCGCCTGTCTTAGTTCGAGGTCGTTTAGGACGAGTCCGCTCAAATTGTAGAAGTCTACCGACCATCCCGATCGGGTTATTCGTTGGGCTGCAAGGTGTCGATTTAGAGACAATGGGTGTAGGTTTAGTACGTTTTGGGAGGCATTTTTGTTCCATGCCTTCTGTGATCGAGCTAGGCCGGTAGCAGCTAGCAGGGATTGATCCCAATGATTGACCATCAATCGGAGACGTTCGAAGGCCTGTTCATCTAAATGTCCATCTGGAACTCCTACATCTTTTCGTTGCCAATCAATTCGCGGAGGGACATTCGACTCCC
Coding sequences within it:
- a CDS encoding tyrosine-type recombinase/integrase; its protein translation is MTLAELIEDYDLQHEVSADYIYQLTYAARRFGTYLGHDATIDDLETRSVNSWLKSERDQASISDRSRQNVRTSILTLWKFSRRPLNRDQIRSVVVTPRNPEAWHFDELSSVASAAEKLPGSLSNGIERSLYMTTCLWFAFETGLRRRDIWDFDISRLDAEGNAVFTQHKTNRVHIVRVTTETFDSMKKISRQLQASREQDASKPLKWPQCVSQFYYWMRECREKAGVDAATRNRSLQHIRRTGATAVESAGDQGYKYLGHSRDGLAQRSYVDVRKTAQAVSPRVTRPTKSETRNDQSSGSNG